A region of uncultured Draconibacterium sp. DNA encodes the following proteins:
- a CDS encoding ATP-binding protein → MILKSDLKILIDSQKFPSDQISSYINRELVEQIMNENSELIIITGLKRTGKKSVLYQLKNRYSDAAFYINFRHPGFYGFDQNDFFKLDEIIETSESKILLLDGVTTMEGWQDYIRQKLDEGFRVIFTTSNAGVLNNEKGRSLTGRYISKVITPLSYDEFCEYHSLERDESSVLDYMAKGGFFVPETNRDEFLGQLFDDIVVREIGLTSGIRDIRAFKRLSLHLLRHVGEMITANQLKNTLGIKTTTTAVDYLNFLEAGFLMFYVPKFSYSLRKQLVNPRKVYVADTGFVSAATFNITDKVDQLLENLVFLYLKSKFTELFYFSEDGYCDFIGFGKDQAKVAVQVCATLEQDKLEQEINGLLKAVDFFGFKEGTLVTLNQTDTFIRDDKTIHVMPFYQFATQK, encoded by the coding sequence ATGATTTTAAAATCAGACTTAAAAATATTAATTGATTCACAAAAATTTCCTTCTGATCAGATTAGTTCCTATATCAACAGGGAGTTAGTTGAACAGATAATGAATGAAAATAGTGAGTTGATTATTATAACGGGTTTAAAACGGACCGGGAAAAAATCGGTGCTTTACCAGTTAAAAAACAGGTACTCCGATGCTGCTTTTTACATCAATTTCAGGCATCCCGGGTTTTATGGTTTTGATCAGAATGATTTTTTTAAGCTGGATGAAATCATTGAAACATCCGAAAGCAAAATATTACTGCTCGATGGAGTAACAACAATGGAAGGTTGGCAGGATTATATTCGTCAGAAACTGGATGAAGGCTTTCGGGTTATTTTTACGACTTCGAATGCCGGAGTACTAAACAATGAAAAGGGAAGGAGTTTAACCGGTAGGTACATCAGCAAAGTAATTACACCGCTTTCGTATGATGAATTCTGCGAGTACCATTCGCTGGAACGGGATGAAAGTTCGGTATTGGATTACATGGCAAAAGGCGGTTTTTTTGTGCCCGAAACCAATCGTGATGAATTTTTAGGTCAGTTGTTTGACGACATCGTTGTGCGCGAGATTGGGTTAACCAGCGGCATTCGCGATATAAGGGCGTTTAAACGCCTCAGTTTGCATTTATTGCGCCATGTTGGGGAAATGATCACTGCGAATCAGTTAAAGAATACCTTAGGCATAAAAACAACTACTACGGCGGTAGATTATTTGAATTTTCTGGAGGCCGGATTTTTAATGTTTTATGTTCCAAAATTTAGCTACTCGCTGCGAAAACAGCTGGTAAATCCACGTAAAGTGTATGTGGCCGATACGGGTTTTGTAAGCGCTGCAACTTTTAATATTACCGATAAAGTTGATCAGCTGCTTGAAAATCTGGTATTTCTGTACTTAAAATCGAAATTTACTGAACTCTTCTATTTCTCGGAAGACGGCTACTGCGATTTTATTGGCTTTGGTAAAGATCAGGCGAAAGTTGCTGTGCAGGTGTGTGCTACGCTGGAGCAGGATAAGCTGGAGCAGGAAATAAATGGTTTGCTGAAGGCTGTGGATTTCTTCGGTTTCAAAGAGGGAACTTTGGTAACATTAAACCAAACGGACACTTTTATTCGCGATGATAAAACCATTCATGTTATGCCGTTTTATCAGTTTGCAACTCAGAAATAG
- a CDS encoding isoprenylcysteine carboxylmethyltransferase family protein, which yields MEIIRLIPLLGFLLFCLQIGMQAFVLQRKGTKLSDRKSSFKAIISSAFLIVFFFIFLNELVYKAGLIHFSVLPDVLQPLLIGNVIFTTCGIVLLLLSNLLMLLSLRALNQSLRFGLNKGNLGKLTTSGIYARSRNPFFLAINCLFVGIALIFPSLFFIAICLLTLVSIHLFILKEERFMHKNYGEDYKNYAKTVRRYF from the coding sequence GTGGAAATCATACGATTAATACCGCTTTTGGGATTCCTGCTCTTCTGTTTGCAGATTGGCATGCAGGCTTTTGTATTGCAACGAAAAGGAACAAAGTTATCTGACAGAAAAAGTAGCTTCAAAGCCATAATTTCATCCGCTTTTTTAATCGTATTCTTTTTTATCTTTTTAAATGAACTCGTTTATAAAGCAGGTCTTATCCACTTTTCCGTCCTTCCCGATGTGTTGCAGCCCTTGTTAATTGGCAACGTGATATTCACCACTTGTGGAATTGTGCTTCTTCTACTTTCTAATTTGTTAATGCTACTCAGTTTAAGAGCATTAAACCAATCGCTGCGTTTTGGATTAAACAAGGGGAATCTGGGCAAACTGACGACCTCCGGAATTTATGCCCGGTCGCGCAACCCGTTTTTTCTGGCTATTAACTGTTTATTTGTTGGAATTGCCCTGATATTTCCCTCGCTCTTTTTTATCGCAATCTGTTTACTGACGCTTGTTTCCATCCACCTTTTTATTTTAAAAGAAGAACGTTTTATGCATAAAAATTATGGGGAGGATTATAAAAACTACGCAAAAACAGTGAGACGCTATTTCTGA
- a CDS encoding RNA polymerase sigma factor, with amino-acid sequence MTITEYNLAVDNYSDRLYRFVLKSIKDVHAAQDIVQDSYEKLWKNRENVDGKKVKSYLFTTAYHTMIDRIRKEKRSAFAEDLSLPEEGHESNYSDLSEILKEAVNKLPEIQRMVVLLRDYEGYNYQEIGELTNLSESQVKVYIYRARLFLKKYIGSIEAVA; translated from the coding sequence ATGACAATTACCGAATATAACCTTGCAGTTGACAATTACTCAGATCGTCTGTACCGATTTGTACTGAAAAGTATAAAAGACGTGCATGCGGCGCAGGATATTGTACAGGACAGCTACGAGAAACTGTGGAAGAACCGCGAGAATGTGGATGGCAAAAAAGTAAAATCATACCTTTTTACCACGGCCTACCACACGATGATCGACCGTATACGCAAGGAAAAACGTTCGGCGTTTGCTGAGGATTTAAGCTTGCCGGAAGAAGGACACGAAAGCAATTATTCCGACTTAAGCGAGATACTGAAAGAAGCCGTTAACAAACTACCGGAAATTCAACGAATGGTAGTGTTATTGCGCGATTACGAGGGATACAACTACCAGGAAATTGGTGAGCTAACGAATTTAAGCGAATCGCAGGTAAAGGTGTATATTTATCGTGCAAGGTTGTTTCTGAAAAAATATATTGGCAGCATTGAGGCTGTGGCATAA
- a CDS encoding branched-chain amino acid aminotransferase, with product MENLDWKNIGFGYRDTDYNVRCYYRNGKWGELEISSSNSINIHMSATALHYGQEAFEGLKAFKGKDGKVRVFRMDENAKRMQNSADGILMAKLPVEKFQEAVRMAVKMNERFIPPYESGAALYIRPLLIGTGPQIGVAPAEEYLFMVFVMPVGPYFPEGFKPTNLVIYREFDRAAPQGTGKYKVGGNYAASMYEGKKAKKNGFSAVLYLDSKEKKYIDECGPANFFGIKNNTYITPESASILPSITNKSLIVLAEEMGLNVERRKVPYEELAEFDEVGACGTAAVISPIKGIYDNDNDKWFKYGNQEEAGEWSTKLYNKLRAIQYGDEPDIHGWVEIIE from the coding sequence ATGGAAAATCTCGATTGGAAAAATATTGGGTTTGGATACCGCGATACCGACTATAACGTTCGTTGCTATTATCGCAACGGCAAATGGGGAGAGTTAGAGATCAGCTCATCGAACAGCATCAATATTCATATGTCGGCAACGGCATTACACTATGGACAGGAAGCTTTTGAAGGACTAAAAGCCTTTAAAGGAAAAGATGGCAAAGTCCGTGTTTTTCGTATGGACGAAAATGCCAAACGTATGCAAAATTCTGCCGATGGTATTCTGATGGCTAAACTTCCGGTTGAGAAATTTCAGGAGGCCGTTCGAATGGCCGTTAAAATGAATGAACGTTTTATTCCGCCTTACGAATCGGGTGCTGCATTGTACATTCGTCCGTTACTAATTGGTACCGGACCGCAAATTGGTGTTGCTCCGGCCGAAGAGTACCTGTTTATGGTATTTGTAATGCCTGTTGGTCCTTATTTCCCTGAAGGTTTTAAACCTACCAACCTGGTAATTTACCGCGAATTCGACCGCGCTGCTCCGCAAGGAACAGGAAAATATAAAGTCGGCGGAAACTACGCAGCCAGCATGTACGAAGGTAAAAAAGCCAAGAAAAACGGTTTCTCGGCTGTACTTTATCTCGACAGTAAAGAGAAAAAATACATCGACGAGTGCGGACCGGCCAACTTCTTTGGCATAAAAAACAATACCTACATTACACCGGAGTCTGCTTCTATTCTTCCATCGATTACCAACAAAAGCCTTATCGTTTTGGCCGAAGAAATGGGATTGAACGTTGAGCGCCGCAAAGTTCCGTACGAAGAACTGGCCGAGTTTGATGAAGTAGGAGCCTGCGGAACTGCTGCAGTAATTTCGCCTATTAAAGGTATTTACGATAACGACAACGACAAGTGGTTTAAATACGGCAACCAGGAAGAAGCCGGCGAATGGTCGACAAAATTATACAACAAACTTCGCGCAATTCAATATGGCGACGAACCCGACATACATGGTTGGGTGGAGATTATTGAGTAA
- a CDS encoding nucleotide pyrophosphohydrolase — MKNELTIPEAQKQVDEWIKTIGVRYFSELTNMTILTEEVGELARIMARKYGDQSFKKSDEEYNLADEMADVLWVLICLANQTGVDLNEAFLKNMEKKTSRDSERHKNNNKLK; from the coding sequence ATGAAAAACGAACTTACAATACCTGAAGCCCAGAAACAAGTTGACGAGTGGATAAAAACCATTGGTGTGCGCTACTTTAGCGAATTGACGAACATGACAATTCTTACCGAAGAAGTGGGTGAGTTGGCTCGTATTATGGCCCGAAAATACGGCGATCAGTCGTTTAAAAAGTCGGATGAAGAATATAACCTTGCCGATGAGATGGCCGATGTACTTTGGGTGCTGATCTGCCTGGCCAATCAAACCGGAGTTGATTTGAATGAGGCATTTCTAAAAAATATGGAGAAAAAAACCAGTCGCGACAGCGAACGGCATAAAAACAACAACAAATTGAAATAG
- the dtd gene encoding D-aminoacyl-tRNA deacylase, with product MRVVIQKVKEASVTVDGEKISAIKNGLLILVGIENEDTQEDIDYLVKKSTQLRIFDDENGVMNHSVMDVDGDIIVVSQFTLQANTKKGNRPSYIRASKPDISIPMYEKFVVAMETALGKKVGTGKFGAMMDVALINDGPVTIIIDSKQKDF from the coding sequence ATGCGTGTTGTAATTCAAAAAGTAAAAGAAGCTTCGGTAACCGTTGACGGCGAAAAAATATCGGCCATAAAAAATGGACTGTTGATTTTAGTAGGCATCGAAAACGAAGATACACAGGAAGACATTGATTACCTGGTTAAAAAGTCGACTCAGTTGCGGATTTTCGACGATGAGAACGGTGTGATGAACCACTCAGTTATGGATGTTGACGGCGATATAATTGTGGTGAGCCAGTTTACACTGCAGGCCAACACCAAAAAGGGTAACCGCCCATCGTACATTCGGGCTTCCAAACCCGACATCTCTATTCCGATGTACGAAAAATTTGTAGTCGCCATGGAAACAGCTCTCGGTAAAAAAGTAGGAACCGGAAAATTTGGTGCCATGATGGATGTGGCCCTTATCAACGACGGGCCGGTAACCATTATCATCGACTCGAAACAAAAGGATTTTTAA
- a CDS encoding TonB-dependent receptor, with product MRRLGLIFLLFGLPVSILAQNAAVTGKVVDAVSNEPLPFVNVLVSGTSNGTVTDESGHFEFRNLTPGFIRIEASFVGYKRAISSEVEVNNSSAPFVEILLEKAVSELDEVTVTASPFRKTIESPVSLRSIGIGEIEKSPGANRDISKIIQSFPGVQSTPAFRNDIIIRGGGPSESRFYLDGVEVPFINHFATQGASGGPVGILNADFIREVNYYSGAFPASRGNALSGVMEFYQIDGNEEKLNFHGTLGASEIAATLDGPIGEKTNFVFSVRQSYLQFLFSALELPFLPTFTDMQFKVRTRFDKKNELTLIGLGANDLFELNEDIEDPDDEQKYILSEIPVNKQWSYTVGAVYKHYRDNSYQTFVVSRSHLDNNAYKYLDNDESSEENKILDYDSQEAENKFRFENTSRMDGFKLNFGANLDFVSYKNSSQFRRFYEDQPVEVSYNTNLNLVKYGLFAQLSKSVFSERLALSLGVRADANNYSSSMKNLLDQFSPRFSASYTLTDQWSLNFNTGRYYQLPAYTTLGYKENDVLVNKANNLKYIAVDHFIGGLEYRPKPTVQLSAEAFWKGYSQYPFSVNDQVSLANLGADYGVVGDEEVTSTSEGRAYGAEFQARINSTDGFNFNLSYTLVRSEFKDGEGSYIPSSWDAKHLITLTTTKDLKRNWRVGARWRFVGGLPYTPWDIEKSSLVEAWNLQGQPYYDYTELNAKRFDPFHQLDIRVDKSYYFEKLTAKFYIDIQNLYNFQAQQNDIVVRAEDANGNFLTTDNGTRYVLNEIESKSGTVLPTIGIIIEF from the coding sequence ATGAGAAGACTCGGATTAATTTTTCTTTTATTCGGATTGCCTGTAAGTATACTTGCACAAAACGCTGCAGTAACCGGAAAAGTTGTGGATGCAGTAAGCAACGAACCATTACCCTTTGTTAATGTGCTGGTATCGGGTACCTCGAACGGAACGGTAACAGATGAATCAGGCCACTTCGAGTTTCGAAATCTAACCCCTGGATTCATTCGCATCGAAGCCAGTTTTGTTGGTTATAAAAGGGCTATTTCATCGGAGGTGGAGGTAAATAATTCGAGCGCTCCTTTTGTTGAAATATTACTCGAAAAAGCGGTTTCGGAGCTGGATGAAGTTACGGTTACAGCATCTCCATTCCGAAAAACCATTGAAAGCCCGGTTTCGTTGCGAAGTATTGGTATTGGCGAAATTGAAAAAAGCCCCGGAGCCAACCGCGATATCTCAAAAATCATTCAGTCATTTCCTGGTGTGCAGTCAACGCCCGCTTTCCGAAACGATATTATCATTCGTGGCGGCGGCCCGTCAGAAAGCCGCTTTTACCTCGATGGTGTTGAGGTGCCGTTTATCAACCACTTTGCCACACAAGGTGCTTCCGGAGGCCCGGTGGGAATTTTGAATGCCGATTTTATTCGCGAAGTAAATTATTACTCAGGCGCTTTCCCGGCCAGTCGTGGAAACGCCTTAAGTGGCGTGATGGAATTCTACCAAATTGATGGGAATGAGGAGAAGCTGAATTTCCATGGAACCCTGGGAGCATCCGAAATTGCCGCAACACTGGATGGCCCTATCGGTGAAAAGACAAACTTCGTTTTTTCGGTACGCCAGTCGTATCTGCAGTTTTTGTTTAGCGCGCTGGAATTGCCTTTTTTACCCACATTTACCGATATGCAGTTTAAGGTGCGCACCCGTTTTGACAAAAAGAATGAGTTGACCCTGATAGGTTTGGGAGCCAACGATTTATTCGAACTGAATGAAGATATTGAAGATCCTGACGACGAGCAAAAGTACATTCTTAGCGAAATTCCGGTGAACAAACAATGGTCGTACACGGTGGGAGCGGTTTATAAACATTACCGCGATAACAGCTACCAGACTTTTGTGGTAAGTCGCAGTCATTTAGACAATAACGCATACAAATACCTCGATAACGATGAGAGTTCGGAAGAGAACAAAATTCTGGATTACGACTCGCAGGAGGCCGAAAACAAGTTTCGTTTTGAGAACACCTCGCGCATGGATGGATTTAAACTGAATTTTGGCGCCAACCTCGATTTTGTAAGCTACAAAAACAGCTCGCAGTTCCGCCGTTTTTACGAAGATCAGCCGGTTGAGGTGAGTTACAACACCAATCTTAACCTGGTAAAATACGGTTTGTTTGCACAGTTGAGCAAATCGGTTTTTAGCGAGCGTTTGGCACTTTCGCTGGGAGTTCGTGCTGATGCGAATAATTACTCATCGAGCATGAAGAATTTGCTCGATCAGTTTTCGCCGCGTTTTTCGGCATCATACACCTTAACCGATCAGTGGAGCCTGAATTTTAACACCGGGCGTTATTACCAGTTGCCGGCTTATACAACGCTGGGATACAAGGAGAACGATGTTTTAGTGAATAAAGCGAACAACCTGAAATACATTGCTGTTGATCATTTTATCGGCGGTTTGGAGTATCGTCCAAAACCTACCGTACAGTTATCGGCCGAGGCATTCTGGAAAGGATATTCCCAGTATCCGTTTTCGGTAAACGACCAGGTAAGTCTGGCAAATTTGGGAGCCGATTATGGTGTAGTTGGCGACGAAGAAGTAACCTCAACCTCCGAGGGAAGAGCTTACGGAGCCGAATTTCAGGCGCGTATTAATTCTACTGACGGATTTAATTTCAACCTGTCGTATACTTTGGTTCGCAGCGAATTTAAAGACGGAGAAGGTTCGTATATCCCGTCAAGTTGGGACGCCAAACACCTGATTACACTGACCACCACCAAAGACCTGAAACGCAACTGGCGCGTTGGTGCACGCTGGCGTTTTGTGGGTGGTTTGCCTTACACGCCGTGGGATATTGAAAAATCATCGCTGGTTGAAGCCTGGAACCTGCAAGGCCAACCGTATTACGATTACACGGAGCTTAATGCCAAACGCTTTGATCCTTTTCATCAACTCGATATTCGCGTAGATAAATCCTATTATTTCGAAAAACTTACCGCTAAATTTTATATCGATATTCAAAATCTATACAATTTCCAGGCGCAGCAAAACGATATTGTAGTTCGTGCGGAAGATGCCAACGGGAATTTTCTTACAACCGACAACGGAACGCGTTATGTGCTGAACGAAATTGAAAGCAAGTCGGGAACTGTTTTACCAACCATCGGAATTATTATTGAATTTTAA
- a CDS encoding Gfo/Idh/MocA family oxidoreductase, whose amino-acid sequence MMNRKLRMGMVGGGTDAFIGAIHRLAAFMDNQIELVCGCFSVNPEISKQSGKLYYLPDDRVYETYQEMFEKEAKLPEGERMDFVSIVTPNFVHFAPAMMALEHGFHVVLDKPITFTLDEALKLKNKIEETGLTFALTHTYSGYPAVKQAKQMVAEGKFGKIRKIFVEYPQGWLSSKLEDSGNPQASWRTDPKRSGKAGCMGDIGTHAHHLAEYITNLKVTEICADLNVFVPNRLLDDDGAAFLRFDNGAQGVLMATQIAAGEENAVKIRAYGEKGGFEWNQHEPNSLILKWVGQPMQVMRVGTSMDTTVAAHNTRTPGGHPEGYLEAFANIYRNFALTVRAKANGEEPSPEMLDFPGVEDGIRGMQFIDTVVSAGYNDEVKWVKFGETIE is encoded by the coding sequence ATGATGAATCGAAAACTTCGTATGGGAATGGTTGGCGGAGGCACCGACGCGTTTATTGGTGCAATCCATCGTTTGGCAGCTTTTATGGATAACCAAATTGAGCTTGTTTGCGGCTGTTTTAGTGTAAATCCTGAAATATCAAAACAATCGGGAAAATTATATTATTTGCCGGATGACAGAGTCTATGAAACCTATCAGGAAATGTTTGAAAAGGAAGCCAAACTTCCGGAAGGTGAACGAATGGATTTTGTTTCGATAGTAACACCCAATTTTGTGCATTTTGCACCGGCAATGATGGCACTTGAACATGGATTTCATGTGGTTCTGGATAAACCCATAACTTTTACTTTAGACGAAGCATTAAAACTGAAAAATAAGATTGAAGAAACCGGATTAACTTTTGCACTAACCCATACCTATTCGGGGTACCCGGCCGTTAAACAAGCCAAACAAATGGTTGCCGAAGGAAAATTTGGAAAAATCAGAAAAATATTTGTAGAATATCCGCAAGGGTGGTTATCGTCAAAACTGGAAGATTCGGGCAATCCACAGGCGAGCTGGAGAACCGATCCGAAACGTTCGGGTAAAGCCGGTTGTATGGGAGATATTGGAACCCATGCACATCATTTAGCCGAGTACATTACCAACTTAAAAGTTACTGAAATTTGCGCTGATTTAAATGTTTTTGTTCCCAACCGTTTGCTCGACGACGATGGAGCTGCTTTCCTTCGTTTCGATAATGGTGCACAAGGCGTTTTAATGGCAACACAAATTGCTGCGGGAGAAGAAAATGCGGTAAAAATAAGAGCTTATGGCGAAAAAGGTGGTTTCGAGTGGAATCAGCATGAACCAAATTCTTTGATTCTAAAATGGGTCGGGCAACCGATGCAAGTAATGCGCGTTGGAACAAGTATGGATACTACCGTTGCAGCTCATAATACCCGAACTCCGGGCGGACACCCCGAAGGTTATCTGGAAGCGTTTGCCAATATCTACCGCAATTTTGCACTTACCGTTCGAGCTAAAGCCAACGGCGAAGAACCTTCACCAGAGATGCTTGATTTCCCGGGCGTAGAAGATGGTATTCGCGGAATGCAATTCATCGACACGGTAGTTAGTGCCGGATACAACGATGAGGTGAAATGGGTAAAATTTGGCGAAACGATTGAATAA